From the Musa acuminata AAA Group cultivar baxijiao chromosome BXJ3-1, Cavendish_Baxijiao_AAA, whole genome shotgun sequence genome, the window ACCTCTACACGCTGGGGCGGAAGCTCGGGCAGGGGCAGTTCGGCACCACGTACCTGTGCACCGAAGGCGCCACGGGGAAGGAGTTCGCCTGCAAGTCCATCTCCAAGCGGAAGCTGACGGCGAAGGAGGACGTGGAGGACGTGCGGCGGGAGATCCAGATCATGCACCACCTGTCGGGCCACCGGAACGTGGTCACCATCAAAGGCGCGTACGAGGACCCGCTCTACGTGCACATCGTGATGGAGCTGTGCGAGGGCGGGGAGCTGTTCGACCGCATCATACAGCGCGGCCACTACAGCGAGCGCAAGGCCGCCGAGCTCATTAGGATCGTCGTCGGCGTCGTGGAGGCCTGCCACTCGCTCGGCGTAATGCACAGGGACCTCAAGCCGGAGAACTTCTTGCTGGCTAATAAGGACGACGACTCCTCGCTCAAGGCCATAGATTTCGGCCTCTCCGTCTTCTTCAAGCCCGGTAAGCAAGACTGTCATGGTAGAGAAGCGCTTCTATCTGAATCGATTACATCATAATTGGTTTCCCCTTTTCATTTCCGAGTTCATGTTGTTGCATCAATCGGAAGACGCACCATTCGGTAGAACGAATTGGTGCATTGATCAGTAGGAGATTATGTAGTGCCCCTTAATTCTATTATTTGCATTGTCTCACTATACAGCATAATGCATCATAGAACACCAGGCTTCTTGATTCTGCTGTCTCCAGAGAAAGTTAAGATTAAGCCCAATAGTAATCTTCTTGATTGTTTTCCTCCAAGTCCATCTCATATGCAGATGATTTTTTTCTTCCTCATGAGCTCCAtgaatttctactgcatcttataTCTGTTTGTTTTAGTAAATGCTATTGCTTCATAATCTTCAGGCCAGATCTTCACATATGTTGTAGCATGAcctatttgatgatgattttaaaaaCAGTCCCAGATGCTTTCTTGCTTTGTTCATAtcctttctccctccaagtttatCTCATATGCAGATGATCTGTTTTCTTGGTGATGAgtgatagcagatgagatttccccaactgcacgaggaaatcttatctgctatcaatgaGTTCCATTATTCTTTACCAGAGAACAAGTTTTTCTACTACATCTTATATTTGTTTGTATTAAAAAAATGTTCCTGATTCGCAATTTTCAGGCCAGATCTTCACAGATGTTGTAGGCAGCCCTTATTATGTAGCTCCTGAGGTACTGCGCAAGCACTACGGGCCAGAAGCTGATGTCTGGACAGCTGGGGTGATACTATACATATTATTGAGTGGAGTGCCTCCTTTTTGGGCTGGTATAATTCTCATCTAATTTTTTTAGCAACTTAGTGATCACAACAATTCCTAGAACTAAGCCATGTCTACTCTCCAGAAACACAGCAAGGAATATTTGATGCAGTTTTGAAGGGATTCATTGATTTTGATACGGAGCCATGGCCAATGATCTCTGACAGTGCGAAGGACCTGATAAGAAAAATGCTTTGTTCTCGTCCTTCAGATCGCCTTACTGCTCATGAAGTACTTTGTATGTCATCCATTTCACGATGATAATGAGCATATAGTTTGTAGTAGTTCTTTACAGAATTTTGAGTACCAAtctcaatttttcttttttttttgtgcacaTCTTTCAGTTCCAGACATTATTATAACTTGTGGGGGAGAATCATAATTAGGTGTAGTCCACTAATTAGAGATTGCCTGATAAGTTTCGATTTGTCTGTGATCCTAATAAAGTACTTTAGCTGTAGGAGTATGTAAAGTATGGTATAATTACAGGCTAAACTGAAAACAGGCAGTTGCATCAAAAGCACAATATGTTACATTAGATTGAGGATGAGCACAATAAAATTACaattatttatttgaaaatatcaCCAGTACATAGAAGGAGGATCAGTTCAAATAGGGTGTCCACCTCTGCAAGCAATCTTGTTGTCTCAAAAAATGTTGAAGGCATCGGCTGACTTAACACACTTGTCAAAGAAAACAATTATACAAACTTCAAGCATCTGCCAAGCTCTCTTTGAGCTTATAGCAATTATCTATCTTTAGTGTTGAATTTGTGTGTTCTAACTTCTAACTATGAGGAAAGTATATTACACAAGCATGAATATGGGAAAATTTTTAATTCTAGCTGAAAATAATTGTTTGGTGACAGCTTTTCAAATACTCTCATTCTTAGGTCATCCCTGGATATGCGAAAATGGAGTTGCTCCAGATCAGGCACTGGATCCAGCTGTACTCTCTCGCCTTAAACAATTCTCAGCAATGAATAAGTTAAAGAAGATGGCTTTAAGAGTAAGTTTATCTTTTCTTCTGAGAGATATTCTTCGATCAACTCATGTGCCATTGAACAAGCTGATTAATCTTTCTATGTTTTGTCTTCACAAAATATACATTTATCACCTTCTGATATCTAAAAGCAGCACTTGTTTCTTCCATATAAGATGGAGAAAGTCTCTTTTGCAGAACAAGACAGTCTTTTCTTTATCCTTTATTTTGTTTTCACATAATTATTCATCTCCTTGGAAACATTATTAATTGGATTGGCAAGTTGAGGTGGAAGACATGGCACACAAAAATATTCGTCGATTGAAAATAACTCCTATTACTTGAGAATTAGATGTATCTATTTTTGGTTTACATAAATTTCTTATCCAttccttttataataattttgttgATGGAAATGAAAACTGTTAATGTCAGTTAATGCAATTGAGCTTAAAAACAGTTGGAAGCAGTTCTGACAGATTAAACTTGTATTATGTGATTTTCTGTTGGTTTCCTATATCAATTCAGCAAGTGATTAACATCCCTAATGCAGGAAACATAAATTTTAACACTATTCAATGGTTAGTAGAAAGCTTCAACTGTCATGCCCAGCTCTGCAGGAAGCATCAGTTTTTCTGCATCCACATTTTCTGGGAGTTTCATGGAAGTGTCTCCTATGAATTAGCagaacttttcatgaattattgaaCAAGCCTTAGCTAGTTGATAGAACCCTGCTTCCAGTTATGATACTGCAACATTTTGACTGTTTTCTGGTTCTTTTTTGGGGTTACCAAGAGCATTGATTGGGCATATTTTTTTCATCAATCTCTAGATATATGCTGCTATTTGTGGTAGTAGAGATAGTATTAATATCACCTAATTAGGCATCTTGAGCATGAATCGCTGTACAAAGTGATAACAATATTATTAACTGTGCCATAGTTATTTGCGTGAGTACTGTTGCATAATCTACAACAAACCAAGGGTGTATGTATAGACCCTTGCCAATCAGAGTAAATCGTAGTTACCATGAGGCCCATGCCATATACTTCTGATAAGTACATACTAATGCACCAGACATCTGTACAGGATCAGTACACTAGAATGGCGGTTCTTGATCTCAAGTTTGACTTTGATGCATCTTTTTGTGTGAAGGGATCAAGTTATTTGGTACTGTCCATATTCTTTCATCTTTGACGATATTTTTGGCCGGATTGTATTAGTTCTAGGTTGAGAGATACAAGATATATAGATTGTATTCCTTAACCACGACTGACAAGGAAACCTGCACCTTCTTCTAGTTTTGTTCTCGAGCTAGTTATGCTTGTATTGCATTTAAGTGGATTGCACTATCCAATCACAAACATTTTCTAGCTCAGGACAAGTTGACATCACTCAcattgcaattaagataaattcCTTTTCAAGTTTATCTCATATTGGTTCTAACTGTACCAGGTAATTGCTGAAAGCCTTTCTGAAGAGGAGATTGCAGGACTGAGAGAAATGTTCCAGGCAATGGACACTGACAACAGTGGTGCGATCACATTCGATGAGCTAAAAGAGGGTTTAAAAAGATATGGCTCAAACTTGAAGGAGTCAGAGATCCGTGATCTCATGGATGCTGTAAGCAAATCATCTGAACTGCTAAATTTCATCCATGTTATTGGAAATAGGGTTAACAAAGGAAAGAAAGAGACTGAAAACACATTTTGATTTGTAATAGTTATTCTTAACGTAAACCTAAAAAGTGTCTAAACCAGTGCACTTTGTCCCTTTCTTGCTGGATGATGTCATGCAGCTGAGGCAAAATTCACTTTACCACCCGAAAAACACATTTAAATACGCTATGGCATGAACGGGGAGATGAAATTTTAGCAGCCTGCAAGTAGCTTTTTCTAAGGCTTGTGACAACCTGATATAGTGAGTACACAAGACCACAATAAGGACATAAGTGAGTGCATGAAACACAAGAAAACGTGAAAAACATATGCAATGATGCCACAAGAAATTTTCAAGCAAGTTTACTACATTAGAAACCCTTACTTTCTAAAGGTTGGTCTACTGTCTATGATGACGAGGTAGGACATAACCGTAGGATTTAGAATAACTGGAGGTTAAACACTTGAAAAAACTTGGGTTGAAATGGTTTATGTCATTAGGGTAGACAAGACATCTGACTGTTTAAATATGCATGTACACCTTATTTTTTCATTTATCTCACTTTGAGGGTTGAATATTGATTGCCATTTTGTAGTTGAAATGATGagtttcttctgcatcttctttttctGAGAATACATTTTGGCTAAGAAGAGTATAGTTTTCATGAACTGAGATGGTTATCatcttttattttattgttgcttcaaagttcaaacatttTTCAGATTTCAGTGAGATTTCCATAGTAAATTGGTGAGTTAGTCGAGCCAGTAAGGAGATCAGGTTTCCATGGTATTAAAGTATGAAATTAAGGACATTGTTTTTGGAAGGTTGCAATAGAACATTTCTCAGATCAGGTTCTACAAAGCAACTGACTCAAGTCAGacttcttttttttatgatatccATCCTGGCTATATGCTAAGTCGGCCCTTAAACTTCTATTATGTATCACCCTCTTACAAGAAAAGAGCAACTAGGTTTGAAAATTGACCAGGAGCAGTCTATGCCTGCATCTTGAGAATAGGAGTATCTAGATCTTAAGCTTTATCCAAAAACCACAAGAATTGCTGAAGTTTATTAGGAGCTTAGATCTTAAATATTGAGTGTTTTCTTGGAAACTGCACTGTGCTGTTGGACTTGTTTttcaactaaatatgctttagttgTTTCTGAATTCCCCTGGCACTTTGATTTACCGATTGAGAAATACCTTGCATTCATTGACATTGATGATTGTTAATTAAACATTACGATTTTCCTTCTGTGATCTAAATGAACAATTCATATGTAAATTAGGCTGATGTGGACAACAGTGGCACCATTGACTATGGGGAATTTGTAGCTGCAACGATACATCTTAACAAACTGGAGCGTGAAGAGCATTTGGCAGCAGCATTTTCTTACTTTGATAAGGATGGAAGTGGTTATATCACAGTTGATGAACTTCAGCAAGCTTGTAAAGAGCACAATATGACCGATGTTTTGATCGAGGATATTATCCAAGAAGTTGATCAAGATAATGTAAGTGACAATTCAGTCTCCATTCTATCTGATAAAAAGCAATTCTTCCtggttttagtattatttttagttctgcaACTTTATTCGTGATCAACAGCCATAGCTTTTGCACTTGGCTGAATGTGttgttctattcacatatcatatctcatgaatattttgattttatgaAGTATTTGACATGTGAAACTTCAAGCATgctggaaaagaaaaagaagaaagaatcatgaCTTTTGTAAGTAATTCTAGACATGATGTGGTATGATTTGTTGCTCGTTGCTTCCTATAATTCTCACTGTGGAATGATCTATAAAGAAGAACATTTTTTTGGATCTTCTTACAAGTAATATTATTCTTTTACCATTTAAAAACTGttaatattgagatttttttaaacATTTTTCATTAAGATGTTGTATATCTATCTGAATTTTGATGCATAATGATCGTATGACTATGAACTGAATGAAAATGAATATTTTTACACTGTTGTAATATCTCCCCAACTCCAAAAGTTAGTATTTCTTGTGTTGTGCACATCTTATGATGTCTCTTCGAAGTTTAATATGGCAACTTTGGATTGGACACTTTTAACTTCAACATTTTCGGTGCTTATATATCGATTTTCTAGGCCGTAAAAAGTTGACCGAGATTTTGAAGGCTCACCTGATGCTGATTTCATGTCTCAGGATGGTCGTATTGACTATGGTGAGTTTGTTACTATGATGCGAAAAGGCAACATGGGACATGGAAGAATAACCATGCGGAACATGCGAAATAGTCTGAAAATTTCCAGGAGAGATGAGCCGGAAACTCCCTGATCTCTAACCACATACAGGTTCTGTCAAAATAAACTTTTCTCTTGCCATAAATTGAATGTGGAAAAGGATGGTGTTAAAGATTTTGATGGCATTCATTTACTACGAATCATAAAAATTTGAACTGAAATGTGAAGAAAATTTGGCACAGTGTTCGGTCTTTGTTGAAACTGATTACTTTCATTTTAATTTCAGCTTGGCACGGTCTGATTCAGACAACACAAGCTTCTGACTTTCCTTCGATAAATTGTATTCTGACAAAGAACAAGCCTCGGACCGAACCATACATCTCAGGACTTGTGTAAAGAAGAGTTTGAGTTCTGCAATCCATTAAAATGTGCCccaactcttttctccttccaTTTCAGCTGCATTCCCATCACCTTGTTGAAAAAATGAAGCTGGTGGAGAAAGAAAAGATATGGAGGGAGATACAAAGTCAACCTCATGTTGCATCTGCAGTCTGATTCATTAGAAAGGACAGCATAGGAATAATAGTCTTTGGTAGAAGAACATCCTCAGGGAAGTGGAAGTCATGAGAAGCCTTCCATGCCATGCAGGGATAAAGAGTTGTACTCATTTCATGTTTCTTATTTCTTTTGCTTAGTGTTCACTTGGCATTTCTCCAGCTTTAATAGCTGTAACAGAGTCAGAAGTATATGAGTTGCTTGTTATCCATCTATATTTCATGTACATGAAAATTAAACAGCCAAAATGAGAAGATGGTTTAATTACTCTTCACTTTTACAAGCATTatttcttcttttattatttaattattagttGATACTCTAAAAAACACTAAATATCCTTAAAAACtcatcataattataaaaatattagagatattttaggcattttataattttgtattttttttactcTTAACTAATAATGTTAACCAGGATTAGCCATGATTAACCTAAGTTATctgcatgaatattgaaagagggACACATGAAATGTTTTTGGAGGTATGTACATGCTATATCAAAATTTGTTAGGGTAAATAAGCTattccaaaattttaaaaaatgtagaTATGTGAAAACAATTGTCTTTATtgtgaggtaacttatttttgttatttaggaaATGGAATAAAATACTCAACTAAACCATTTTATGTCCCCAAAATGTGAAATAGAGATTGTACTCATCCTTGTATTGATTCATAGAACAAATAGGTCAGCTCAATCTCTATTTCTTCCATGCATGTAGAACAGTTCAACACAATACAACTAATCATCCTTTTTGCTTTGGATGTCATGGAAGCTTATGTTCATGGATTGATGAGTGTGCATCCTTTCATTTTTGCTAATATGGACAGCTAGGCTTGATGCAGAGCTATGGCCTTAAATGTTGCTCATGATGcacttattatcattattattatttaataaggtAAGTGATAGATACGATATTCGAGTCGAAAAACTTACAATAAACTGTCAAAATCTTTatcagttaaactaatattcaaaatattttttttaataaaaaatattatagaaaataaaaatattgtagaaAGATACAGTTATTATTTATAATAGATAGATATAAATTTTACCtatgtatatataattatcaGAATCTGGCTAAATCGATGGATCAAATAGTCAGAGCACGAGTTtaataaaagatataaataaaataaaatatattagattGAAAATATAAGACATACatgtaatataaatttttataataaaattaaagaaaatgAAAGGAGCAAAGCAAGACgtaaatatatttttctaatatcattCTTATAATTAAAAAGACatgaatattatttaaaatttgaaaatctaaatcaaaaacattttgattttttttcaaagTTTAAGTGGTCTAATTAGTGAACCACAGACCTATTCGATCTATGTTTTAtaactatatatttttatataagattTTATGAACGTATCGTCGTAAAGTTTTAAGTGACAAATTTGCCCTCACAAGCTTAGACATCGTTCCAAGATTACATAACTACAATTAGCATAAACTCGCTTGAATTAAAGAAAtacataaaatcataaaatacCTAAAAACTTATGAATATATTATCATCatcaacaaaaattaaagaatttaaGATTACCCTAAGTGTGCACGCAAGTTCGTTAGCTTGAAGGATTTATATTCTACACGTAGGgttgatttaaaatatatttttattataaaaaaatatatcagataAGATTTTGAAGTGTAagattaatgaatatatatatataatctatttttcttaaataaaagtataggtatatatatatattaagaatatatatatatacacacacatacctATAGGtatataaaatcttttttttcttaattaaaaatattaagcatatatatatatatattatatcttttttcttaaataaaaGTATAAGTATACGACGGCGTGCtgagaaaggagagagagagccGAGAAGGATCTGATCGTGGTGAGGGTTTCTGTTCTCTTGCCACCCACCTTCTCTTCTCCTCGAGGCTCTCGCCATCGCGTCTGCCAGTGCGTGTGGACTCCCGACCCCATCGAGATTTGTTGGTCGGGGTGGAGAATGGAGACCCTCCCAACGGCGGCGGATAAGCAGCAGCTCGTGTCGTCCTTCCTCGAGATCGCGCTCGGCCAGACCCCTGAGACCGCTACGCAGTTCCTTCAGGTTCGGTTCCCCACTCCTTTTGGATGAGTTACCCTTTTATACGGTTCTTTATTGCTCGATGGATGTTGGCTTGGTACAAA encodes:
- the LOC135629009 gene encoding calcium-dependent protein kinase 26-like isoform X3, whose amino-acid sequence is MGNTCRGSLAGNKYLPNYSGPVERSSSSTSSSDGTPRRRPHRHHNHLTSSTLADPTKPESDAVTMRRSGGGGDTWVLGHKTASLRDLYTLGRKLGQGQFGTTYLCTEGATGKEFACKSISKRKLTAKEDVEDVRREIQIMHHLSGHRNVVTIKGAYEDPLYVHIVMELCEGGELFDRIIQRGHYSERKAAELIRIVVGVVEACHSLGVMHRDLKPENFLLANKDDDSSLKAIDFGLSVFFKPGQIFTDVVGSPYYVAPEVLRKHYGPEADVWTAGVILYILLSGVPPFWAETQQGIFDAVLKGFIDFDTEPWPMISDSAKDLIRKMLCSRPSDRLTAHEVLCHPWICENGVAPDQALDPAVLSRLKQFSAMNKLKKMALRVIAESLSEEEIAGLREMFQAMDTDNSGAITFDELKEGLKRYGSNLKESEIRDLMDAADVDNSGTIDYGEFVAATIHLNKLEREEHLAAAFSYFDKDGSGYITVDELQQACKEHNMTDVLIEDIIQEVDQDNAVKS
- the LOC135629009 gene encoding calcium-dependent protein kinase 26-like isoform X2, with amino-acid sequence MGNTCRGSLAGNKYLPNYSGPVERSSSSTSSSDGTPRRRPHRHHNHLTSSTLADPTKPESDAVTMRRSGGGGDTWVLGHKTASLRDLYTLGRKLGQGQFGTTYLCTEGATGKEFACKSISKRKLTAKEDVEDVRREIQIMHHLSGHRNVVTIKGAYEDPLYVHIVMELCEGGELFDRIIQRGHYSERKAAELIRIVVGVVEACHSLGVMHRDLKPENFLLANKDDDSSLKAIDFGLSVFFKPGQIFTDVVGSPYYVAPEVLRKHYGPEADVWTAGVILYILLSGVPPFWAETQQGIFDAVLKGFIDFDTEPWPMISDSAKDLIRKMLCSRPSDRLTAHEVLCHPWICENGVAPDQALDPAVLSRLKQFSAMNKLKKMALRVIAESLSEEEIAGLREMFQAMDTDNSGAITFDELKEGLKRYGSNLKESEIRDLMDAADVDNSGTIDYGEFVAATIHLNKLEREEHLAAAFSYFDKDGSGYITVDELQQACKEHNMTDVLIEDIIQEVDQDNYLTCETSSMLEKKKKKES
- the LOC135629009 gene encoding calcium-dependent protein kinase 26-like isoform X1 → MGNTCRGSLAGNKYLPNYSGPVERSSSSTSSSDGTPRRRPHRHHNHLTSSTLADPTKPESDAVTMRRSGGGGDTWVLGHKTASLRDLYTLGRKLGQGQFGTTYLCTEGATGKEFACKSISKRKLTAKEDVEDVRREIQIMHHLSGHRNVVTIKGAYEDPLYVHIVMELCEGGELFDRIIQRGHYSERKAAELIRIVVGVVEACHSLGVMHRDLKPENFLLANKDDDSSLKAIDFGLSVFFKPGQIFTDVVGSPYYVAPEVLRKHYGPEADVWTAGVILYILLSGVPPFWAETQQGIFDAVLKGFIDFDTEPWPMISDSAKDLIRKMLCSRPSDRLTAHEVLCHPWICENGVAPDQALDPAVLSRLKQFSAMNKLKKMALRVIAESLSEEEIAGLREMFQAMDTDNSGAITFDELKEGLKRYGSNLKESEIRDLMDAADVDNSGTIDYGEFVAATIHLNKLEREEHLAAAFSYFDKDGSGYITVDELQQACKEHNMTDVLIEDIIQEVDQDNDGRIDYGEFVTMMRKGNMGHGRITMRNMRNSLKISRRDEPETP